ACCTGTACTACGAGCTGATGTCCGTGCTCCGCACCGAGCAGGACTTCGCCGACCTCGCCGACGCCTATCTCGCGCGCGCCGCCGCGCAGGGCGTGCGGCACGCGGAGATCTTCTTCGATCCGCAGGCCCACATCGCCCGTGGGGTGGGGATGGGGGCCGTCGTGGAAGGGCTGTGGCGGGCGCTGGGGCGCAGCGAGGAGACGCACGGCGTGTCCACCCAGCTGATCATGTGCTTCCTGCGGGACGAGTCCGCCGAGTCGGCCATGGACACCCTGGAGGCCGCGAAGCCGTACCTCGACCGGATCGTCGGCATCGGCCTCGACTCCGCCGAGGTCGGGCATCCGCCGGTCAAGTTCCGCGAGGTGTACGAGGCCGCCGGTGCGCTCGGGCTGCGCCGCGTCGCGCACGCGGGCGAGGAGGGGCCGCCCGCGTACATCACCGAGGCGCTGGACGTGCTCGGTGTCGAGCGCATCGACCACGGGCTGCGCTGCATGGAGGACGCCGAGCTGGTCGAGCGGCTCGTCCGGGAGCGGGTGCCGCTGACGCTCTGCCCGCTGTCCAACGTACGGCTGCGCGCCGTGGACGTCCTCGCGGACCATCCGCTGCCCGCCATGCTCGACGCCGGGCTGCTGTGCACCGTCAACTCCGACGATCCCGCGTACTTCGGCGGCTACGCCGGGGACAACTTCGACGCCGTGAGCGGGGCGCTCGGGCTCGGTCCCGAGCGGCTGCGGGAGCTTGCCCGCAACTCGTTCGTCGCCTCCTTCCTGGAGCATGACGAGGAGCGGCGGGCCCGGTACATCGCCGAGGTCGAGGCGTACGAGTTCGAGTAGTTCGCCGAGCAGTTCGCCGAGTAGTGCTTCGGTCGGTGCCTACGTGGTTCCGGGCCCCGGTGCGGCTGCTGCCTGCCGGGGCCCCGCCGTGTCGTAGGCCTGGCGGATGCTGGGGGACTGGGCGTGGGCGTCCAGGTCCAGGGGGATCTCCACCACCGGGTGAAGGTGGTGCGGGGCGCGGGTGCGGCGGCCGTCGGTGTGCAGGGCGACCGCGGTCATCGGGAGCGTGAGCACCAGCAGGCCCACGGCCAGGATCGCGCCCATCGCCGGGAATCCGGCCTGTGCGGCGAGCACACTGCCGGCGAGCGGGCCCGCCGCCGTGCCCAGTGAGGACGCCGAGCCGACGAAGACCGCCCAGCGGCCGCGCTGGTCGAGCGAGGCGGCGAGGCCGAGTACGTACGACAGCACGATCGGGTAGAGCGTGTTCCAGGCGATCTCGCCCGTCGCGAACGTCGTGAGGTCCGTGGCGGTCGCGCTGAGCGCGATGCAGCCGGCGATCACGGCCGTGCCCGCACCGATCGGCAGCGCCCGGCCCAGCCGCGGGCCGAGCGCGCCCGCGGCGAGCACCCCGAGCAGTCCGGCGCCGAGGGCGACGGCGAAGACCACACCGACGGTGACCTCCGTGAGTCCCGCCTGCGTCAGGCCGATCCGGCCGCTGACACCCCAGAGCGAGTTCTGCGCGAGGGACCAGCAGAGCATGGCGGCGGCGAGGAGCAGGCCGGGACGGAGGTGAGGGAGGCGGCGGTCCGTCGTCGGGCGAGGGGTGAGGGGCGTCGTGTGCGCATGGGTGGGGAGGCGGCCGGTGGTGGGCCACACCAGCAGTGCGGTGAGGGCGATCGCGGCGAGGGGGAGGCCGTGGCCCGGGCCGAGGTGCGGGACCGTCAGATAGACCGTGCCCGCGAGCGCGGAGACGCCGAGGAGGCCGTGCGCGGTGACCCGGTGCGCATCGCTCTGGGCGGCGATTCCGGCGGCGGCGACCGTGGTGGCTGTGCCGGAGCCGAAGCCGCCGACGATCGCTCCGGCGACGACGACGGGGAGGCTGGTCGTGAGGGCGGCCGTGCCGTAGCCGGCGGCGGCGAGGAGCAGGCCCGCGCGGGCCAGCCTGCGTGGGCCGATGCGGTCCACGCGGCTCGCGAGCACGAAGCCGGCTGCCGCTGAGCTCAGCAGCAGGGCGCTGCCGAGGGAGCCGGCCTGGGTGGCCGAGAGGGGGAGGCCTGCGTCCAGTCTGCCGACGGTGGTGGGCAGGAGGTACGCGGCGAGGTACCCGGCCGTGAAAAGGGCGACGAGAGGCCAGGGCGTGGTGGTGCGGGCGGACACGGGCGTTCCCAGGGCATGCGAAAGAAGCGGCTCAATGAGGGGGTTGGGCGGCTGTCGATGGACAGGAACGCGCGGGCAATTTGTATCAAGGGGGTGGGGGTGCGAAACAGGTGGGGCGGTGTGATGTGGCGCACGTTGCGTTTGGGGTGGGGGTGGCCGGGTAGTCGCCCACGCTTGCGGGCGGGGGCGCCTGCCGCCGGTGGGTGGGTCGGGGCCGTGCCGGTACGTCTTGCCCGTCGCCGCGTGGGCGTACTGCCCGGGGTTGATATACGGCGGGACTTGGCGGGCGGTCTGCTACGCGACGGGCAGAGACGTACCGGCACGGCCCCTCCCGCCGGTGGGTGACTGCGGGCCGTCGTCGCTGCGGGCAATCGTGTCGCGGTGCCCCGTGGTGGCCGGGCTGCGACCCACCCCGCCCCGCATCCAGGACCGCGCCATTGACGGTCCTCGTTCGTCTATCTAATCTTCGTATTCATATGTGGATGGCGTCTACGTACGGAGATGGAGTCGGTTCCTGATGGGTGAGGGTGCGGGGAGCGTTGCCGATCGGCTGCGGCGCGGTATGGGCCGTGGCGTTCTGTCGTTTCCGCTGACCAGCTTTCATGGGGACGGGTCTCTTGATCTCGACGGCTTTCGGGCGCATGCCGAGGATCAGATCGGCGCCGGGCCCGGGGCGCTCTTTCCCGCCTGCGGGACGGGAGAGTTCTTCTCGCTGGACGAGGACGAGTACCGGCAGGTCGTCACCGCCGCCGTCGAGGTGGTGGGTGGCCGGGTTCCCGTCGTTGCCGGGACCGGGTACGGGTGGGCGCAGGCCGCCCGGTTCGCGCGGATCGCCGAGGACGCCGGGGCCGACGCCCTGCTCGTGCTGCCGCACTATCTCGTCGCCGCGCCGGAGGACGGGCTGGTGAGGCAGGTGGAGCAGATCGCGGCTCGGACCTCGTTGCCGCTCATCGCCTATCAGCGTGGCCAAGTCGCCTTCAGTGCGGACGGGTTGAGGAGGATCGCCGGGATTCCCGGGGTCATCGGGCTGAAGGACGGGCACAGCGATCTGGACCGGTTGCAGCGGCTCACCCTTGCCGCGCCCGAAGGGTTTCTCTTCTTCAACGGCGCCTCGACCGCCGAGATCCAGGCGCGGGCGTACGCCACCGTCGGCGTCCCCGCATACTCGTCCGCGGTGCACGCCTTCGCCCCCGAGATCGCCGGCGCCTTTCACACCGCGCTGCGGGACGGGGACGGCGGGACCCTGGAGAAGCTCCTGCGGGACTTCTATGTGCCCTTCGTCGAACTGCGGGACCGGGTGCCCGGGTACGCCGTTTCGCTGGTCAAGGCGGCCGCGCGGGTGCGGGGGCTGCCGGTGGGGCCCGTGCGTGCGCCGCTCGTCGATCCCTCGGCCGCCGATCTGGCCGACCTCACAGCTCTTCTGGCCACCGGACTCGACCTCGTAGGAGCCGCCCTGTGAACCTCACCATCACCGACGTACGGCTGACGCCGATCCTGGTCGCCGACCCGCCCCTCCTCAACACGCAGGGCGTGCACCAGCCGTACACCCCACGGCTGATCGTGGAGGTGGTGACGGCCGACGGAGTCACCGGAGTCGGTGAGACCTACGGCGACAGCAAGTACCTGGAGCTGGCGCGGCCGTTCGCCGAGCGGCTCGTCGGGCGCCAAGTGTCCGATCTGAACGGGCTGTTCGGCCTGGCCGACGAGGTGGCCGTCGATCAGTCGCGGGTCGAGAACCAGGTCGACGTGGGCGGACTGCGGGGTGTGCAGACCGCCGACAAGCTGCGGCTGTCCGTCGTCTCCGGGTTCGAGGTCGCCTGTCTGGACGCGCTCGGCAAGGCGCTCGGGCTGCCCGTGCACGCACTGCTCGGCGGCAAGGTGCGCGACGCCGTGGAGTACAGCGCGTACCTCTTCTACAAGTGGGCCGGCCATCCGGAAGGCGTCGCCGCCGAGAAGGACGACTGGGGCGCGGCCGTCGATCCCGCCGGAGTCGTCGAGCAGGCGCGGAAGTTCACCGAGCGGTACGGGTTCACCTCGTTCAAGCTCAAGGGCGGTGTCTTCCCGCCGGACGAGGAGATCGCCGCCGTACGGGCACTCGCCGAGGCCTTCCCAGGGCATCCGCTGCGGCTCGACCCCAACGGTGCCTGGTCCGTGGAGACTTCGGTGAAGGTCGCCGAGGCGATCGGGGACGTCCTCGAATACCTGGAGGATCCCGCGCTCGGTACGCCGGCGATGGCGGAGGTCGCGGCGCGTACGTCCGTGCCGCTCGCCACCAACATGTGCGTGACGACCTTCGGCGAGATCGAGGAGGCGTTCACGAAGGATGCCGTACAGGTCGTCCTCTCCGACCATCATTACTGGGGCGGGCTGCGCAACACCCGTGAACTGGCCGCCGTTTGCCGGACGTTCGGCGTCGCCATCTCCATGCACTCCAACACCCATCTCGGGATCAGCCTCGCCGCCATGACCCATGTCGCGTCCACGGTGCCCGATCTCCACCACGCCTGCGACTCCCACTACCCCTGGCAGTCAGAGGACGTACTGACGGAGCGGCTCGTTTTCGAGGGCGGGTCCGTCGTCGTGTCCGACGCACCCGGTCTCGGGGTCGAACTCGATCGCGACAAGCTGGCGTTCCTGCACCGGCGGTGGCTGGACGACGACGGTTCGCTGCGGGACCGGGACGACGCGGCGGCGATGCGGATCGCCGACCCCGAGTGGGTCACCCCGGCCGTTCCCCGCTGGTAGGCCCCCGGGACCGCTGGGCGGTGCGTCGGCGCCGCGCGCGGGATCGCCGCCGTCCGGCGCGGGGCGTGGTGCACACTGGCCTGATCCGCATCATGTCAGGGAGCGCATCGTGACCGCGTCCAACGGAGAGCGACCGTACGGCCAGGCCCATGTCGACCCACTCGCCGGGCTGCGCACCCCCCAGGACCCGCCCTGGGACGTCTATCTCACGGGCACCGTCTTCCTCGACATCGTCTTCACCGGCCTCGACTCCGCCCCGGTGCGCGGCACCGAGTCCTGGGCGCGCGGGATGGGGTCGAGTCCCGGCGGCGTCGCCAACATGGCCACCGCCCTGGCCCGCCTCGGCCTGAAGACGTCCCTCGCCGCCGCCTTCGGCGACGACCACTACGGCGAGTACTGCTGGGACGCGCTGTCCCAGGGCGAGGGCATCGACCTCTCGGCGTCGCGCACGGTGCCCGGCTGGCACTCGCCGGTGACCGTCTCGATGGCGTACGAGGGCGAGCGCACCATGGTCAGCCACGGGCACGAGCCGCCGCCCGAGGAGCCCGCACCGGACTGCCCGCCCCGCGCGCGTGCCGCCGTCGCCTCGCTCACGCCGGGCACGCGCGCCCCCTGGATCGCCCAGGCCGCGGGCGAGGGCACCCGCATCTTCGCCGACGTCGGCTGGGACGACACCGGCCGCTGGGACCTCGCCGGGCTCGCCGACCTGGAGCACTGCGAGGCGTTCCTCCCCAACGCCGAGGAGGCCATGCGCTACACCGGAGCCGACTGCCCCAGAGCGGCCGCCCAGGCCCTCACGGCGCACGTGCCGCTCGCCGTGGTGACCCTCGGCGCGGAGGGCGCCTACGCCGTGGACGGCCGCACCGGCGAGACCGCCGAGGTCCCCGCGATCGCCGTCGAGGCCCTGGACCCCACCGGTGCCGGGGACGTCTTCGTCGCCGGGTTCGTCATGGGCACCCTCGCCGCCTGGCCCCTCGCCGACCGCCTCGCCTTCGCCGGGCTGACGGCCGCCCTGTCCGTGCAGGAATTCGGCGGCTCGCTGTCCGCGCCGGGCTGGTCCGAGATCGCCGCCTGGTGGCGCAGGGTCCAGTCGTACGACGACCAGGACCCGACCGCGCTGAGACGTTACGCCTTCCTGGAGGGCCTCACCCCCGAGGTCTCGCGACCCTGGCCGCTGCGCCGGGCCGTCCCCACGATCGGGTTCCGCCGGTCGGCCTAGCCGGCAAGGCGTCCCCACCCGCACCAGGCTGCCCGGGAAAAGGCCTACGGGGTTGTCGGTGCACCGTCGTACTCTTGGCAGTGCAAGGCTGTCGAGCGGGCGCGAGCCCCGCAAGAGGAGGACGAGCAAGGCCTACGAGCCGGCCCATGACTCAGACACCCACAGCTCAGACCTCCGCGCAGGAGCAGGCCCGAGCGCATTTCACCGTCCCCGCCAAGCACCCCATGGTGACCGTGCTGGGTTCCGGAGACGCCCTCCTGCGCGTGATCGAGAAGGCCTTCCCGGCGGCCGACATCCATGTCCGGGGCAATGAGATCAGTGCGGTCGGCGACGCCGGTGAAGTCGCCCTCGTCCAGCGCCTGTTCGACGAGATGATGCTGGTGCTCCGCACGGGGCAGCCGATGACGGAGGACGCAGTGGAACGCTCGATCGCCATGCTCAGGGCGAGCGAGAACGGGGAGGGCGACGGCCAGGAGACTCCGGCCGAAGTGCTCACGCAGAACATCCTGTCCTCGCGCGGCCGCACCATCCGCCCCAAGACGCTCAACCAGAAGCGGTACGTCGACGCGATCGACAAGCACACGATCGTGTTCGGCATCGGCCCCGCCGGTACCGGCAAGACCTACCTCGCCATGGCCAAGGCCGTGCAGGCCCTCCAGTCCAAGCAGGTCAACCGCATCATCCTGACCCGGCCCGCGGTGGAGGCCGGAGAGCGCCTGGGATTCCTCCCCGGCACCCTCTACGAGAAGATCGACCCGTATCTGCGCCCGCTCTACGACGCGCTGCACGACATGCTCGACCCGGACTCGATCCCGCGGCTGATGGCAGCCGGGACGATCGAGGTCGCCCCGCTCGCCTACATGCGAGGCCGCACGCTGAACGACGCCTTCATCATCCTGGACGAGGCGCAGAACACGAGCGCCGAGCAGATGAAGATGTTCCTCACCCGCCTCGGCTTCGACTCGAAGATCGTGGTCACGGGTGACGTGACGCAGGTCGATCTCCCGAGCGGCACGAAGTCGGGTCTGCGCCAGGTGCAGGACATCCTGGAGGGCCTCGACGACGTCCACTTCTCGCGGCTCACCTCCCAGGATGTCGTCCGGCACAGGCTGGTCGGCCGTATCGTCGACGCGTACGAGAAGTACGACGACGAGAACGGCACCGAGAACGGCACCCACAAGGGCGGCCGCGGCAAGGCCGTACACAAGGGGAAGTAGACCAGCACGACCATGTCGATCGACGTCAACAACGAGTCCGGAACCGAGGTCGACGAGCAGGCGATCCTCGACATCGCCCGCTACGCGCTCGCGCGGATGCGCATCCACCCGCTCTCCGAGCTCTCGGTGATCGTCGTGGACGCCGACGCCATGGAACAGCTGCACATCCAGTGGATGGACCTGCCCGGTCCGACGGACGTCATGTCCTTCCCGATGGACGAACTGCGTCCGCCGACGAAGGACGACGACGAGCCGCCGCAGGGCCTGCTCGGCGACATCGTCCTCTGCCCGGAGGTCGCCGAACAGCAGGGCAAGGACGCCGAGACGCAGCACTCCATGGACGAGGAGCTCCAGCTCCTCACCGTCCACGGAGTGCTGCACCTCCTCGGCTACGACCACGAGGAGCCCGACGAGAAGGCCGAGATGTTCGGCCTCCAGGCGGCCATCGTGGACGGCTGGCGCGCGGAGAAGGGCCTCACCGGGCCGTCCCCGGCCCCGACCGTGTCATGAGCGCCCAGATCGTCGTAGGCGCCATAGCACTGGTCGTCGTCGCCTGGCTCGCCGCCTGCGCGGAGGCGGGCCTCGCGCGGGTCTCCAGCTTCCGGGCGGAGGAGGCCGTACGGTCCGGGCGGCGCGGCAGCGCGAAACTCGCCCAGGTCGCCGCCGACCCGACCCGCTATCTGAACGTGGCACTGCTGGTGCGCGTCGCCTGCGAGATGGCGGCCGCCGCGCTCGTCACCTACGAGTGCCTCCAGGAGTTCGACGAGACCTGGCAGGCCCTCGCGGTCGCGATCGGCGTGATGGTCCTCGTCTCGTACGTCGCCGTCGGTGTCTCGCCGCGCACCATCGGCCGCCAGCACCCGCTGAACACGGCGACGGCCGCGGCGTACGTGCTGCTGCCGCTCGCCCGCGTGATGGGACCGATCCCGCCCCTGCTGATCCTCATCGGCAACGCGCTCACCCCCGGCAAGGGCTTCCGCCGCGGCCCCTTCGCCTCCGAGGCGGAGCTGCGCGCGCTGGTCGACCTCGCCGAGGCCGAGTCCCTGATCGAGGACGACGAGCGCCGCATGGTGCACTCCGTCTTCGAGCTGGGCGACACCCTCGTCCGCGAGGTGATGGTCCCGCGCACCGACCTGGTCGTCATCGAGCGGTACAAGACGATCCGTCAGGCGCTCACCCTGGCGCTGCGCTCCGGCTTCTCGCGCATCCCGGTCACCGGGGAGAACGAGGACGACGTCGTCGGGATCGTGTACCTGAAGGACCTGGCCCGCAAGACGCACATCAGCCGCGACGCCGAGTCCGAACTGGTGTCGACGGCCATGCGGCCCGCCGCCTTCGTGCCCGACACCAAGAACGCGGGCGACCTGCTGCGCGAGATGCAGCAGGAGCGCAACCACGTCGCCGTCGTCATCGACGAGTACGGCGGCACGGCCGGCATCGTCACCATCGAGGACATCCTCGAGGAGATCGTCGGCGAGATCACCGACGAGTACGACCGTGAACTCCCGCCGGTCGCCGACCTAGGCGAGGACCGCTACCGGGTCACCGCCCGCCTGGACATCGGCGACCTCGGCGAGCTGTACGGCTTCGAGGAGTACGACGACGAGGACGTGGAGACCGTCGGCGGGCTGCTCGCCAAGGCCCTCGGACGCGTGCCGATCGCCGATGCCTCCGCGGTGGTGGAGCTGCCCGACGGGCGGGAGCTGCGGCTGACGGCGGAGTCCTCGGCGGGCCGCCGGAACAAGATCGTGACGGTGCTCGTCGAGCCGCAGGGCCCGGCGGACGCCCCCGAGGAGGAGAAACCGGAGTGACCCCGCAGCAGCTGCGCACGTTCTGTCTGTCCTTCAACGCGACCGTCGAGGACTTCCCCTTCAACCCGGACACCTCGGTCTTCAAGGTGCTGGGCAAGCTCTTCGCGCTGACCCACCTGGACGGGAAGCCGCTGACGGTCAACCTGAAGTGCGACCCGGACGACGCGGTCCGGCTCCGCGAGGAGTACCCGGGGCTGATCATCCCCGGCTGGCACATGAACAAGCGGCACTGGAACACGGTGACGGTCGACGGCGAACTCCCGGACCGCCTGGTCCGGGAGCTCATCGAGGACTCGTACGACCTGGTCGTCGCCGGTCTACCGAAGGCCGAGCGCCTCCGCCTCGACCGCCCCTGAGGCCTTCCGCCGCCCCAGCCCCACCGCGACCAGCACCGCAGCCACCAGTACGATCCCCGCGTCCAGGGCCAGCACCGTGTGCACGCCGGACAGCAGGTCCGAGGACGTGGTGGCGAGGACGCCGAGCAGCGGGATGCCGATGGTGAGGCCGACCTGCTGGGTGGAGGTCACCAGGCCCGTGGCCAGGCCCTGCTCGTCGTTCGGGACGCCCGAGGTGACCGTGAGGCCGTACGAGATGATCGCGCCGAGGTGGCACATGCTGGCCAGCGAGACCGCGACCACCGCGAGCCAGACGGACCAGGGGTGCGCGTTCAGGCCCAGCAGCGCCGCCACGAACAGGCCCTGACCGGTGAGCGAGCCGACCAGCGTGCGGCGGGCGCCGAAACGGCCGATGACCTTGGCGGCGTACACGCCGGCGACCGCCGACATGACGCCCTGCACGCCGAAGACCAGGCCCGTCTCGAAGGCCGACAGGCCCAGGGTCTCCTGGAGGTAGAGGGTCAGGACGAAGACGACCGTCGACATCATCGAGAAGGTGACCAGACCGCCCAGGTTGCCCCACGCCACCGTGCGGCGGCGCAGCATGGGCAGCGAGACCAGGGGCGCCCGGCTGCGCGACTCGACGTACACGAAGGCCGCCAGCAGGAGCACCCCCGCGACGAGCGTCACGATGACGTCCGCGCCGCCGAAGCCGCGGTCGGCCGCGGTGGAGAGGGCGTAGATCAGGGAGAGCAGGCCGCCGGTGACGGTGACCGCGCCGGGGAAGTCCAGGCGCGGGCGGTCCGGGGTGCGTGACTCGGGCAGCAGGCCGGGGGCCAGCGGCAGCACGATCAGCGCGAACACCGACAGCAGACCCATCGTGGAGCGCCAGCTCAGCACGTCTGTCAGGACACCGCCCGCCACCATGCCGACCGTGAAGCCGAGCGAGAGCAGCGTCCCGGAGACGCCGAGGGCGCGGTCGCGGGCCGGGCCCTCCGGGAAGGTCGTGGTGAGCAGCGACATGCCTGCCGGGACGATCGCCGCGGCTGCCAGGCCCTGCAGGGCGCGGCCCGCCAGGAACGACGCGGGGTCCCAGGCGAAGGTCGCCAGCAGCGAGGCGGTGCCGAACAGGGCGAGACCGGTCAGGAACAGCCTGCGGCGCCCGTAGAGGTCGCCGATGCGGCCGAACAGGAGCAGGAAGCCGCCGGACGGCAGCGCGAACGCGGTGACCGCCCACTGCAGGCCGGACTGGCTCATGCCCAGGTCCTGCCCGAGCACGGGCAGCGCCACGTTCAGTACGGAGAAGTCCAGCGCGACCATGAACTGGGCGGCGCACAGGACGAAGAGGACGAGTTTGTCGCGCGTCGACAGCCGGGTGCCGAGGGTGACTTGGGGTGGTCGTACGGGACTGGGGGTGGTGTCGATCGCCATGGCAGGAGCTTGCGGTGATCGGAATATCCGTGGGGAGTCACCACTTATGGTGGTGGTGGCACCACCAGACACGGCAGGGGGATCCGTACGTGGTCGAGGACACGCTCAAGTCCCGCCGGAGGCAGGAGCTGCGCGACTTCCTGATGAGCCGGCGCGCCCGGGTCACGCCCACCGAGGCGGGGCTGCCCGACGGCGGGGCGCGGCGCCGCACGCCGGGCCTGCGCCGCGAGGAGGTCGCCGTGCTCGCCGGCGTGGGCGCCTCCTGGTACCAGTGGCTGGAGCAGGGACGGGACATCTCCGTCTCCCCGCAGGTCCTGGACGCCGTGGCCCGGGTGCTGAAGCTCAGCAACGCCGAGCGGCGCCATCTGTACCTTCTCGCCGGGCTGAACCCGCCCGCTCCCGAAGTCGCCCCCGAGGACCGGGACATGTGCGAGGGGCTGCGACGGCTGATCGACACCTGGATGCCGTATCCGGCGCACATCATGGACCCGTACTACAACTGCGTGCTCTACAACGACGCCGCGGGGATGGTCCTCGGCATGCGCCCCGAGAACACCCAGAACTGCCTCGTCGACTTCTTCACCGACCCCCTCTACCGGGGGCGCTCCCACTCCTGGGAGCAGAACGCGTGCGCGGTCGTCGCCCAGTTCCGGGCGTCCTGCGCGGCGGCGCCCGACGACGAGGGGCTGCGTGAGCTGCTGGCCCAGCTCAAGGAGGTCAGCGCCGAGTTCGTGGAGCTGTGGGAACGGCGGGACATCAGGGCGGCGGGGCAGATCCGCAAGGAGCTCGACCATCCGCTGGTCGGGCTGCTGTGCGTGGAGTCCACGGCGATGAAGGTGCCGGCCCGGCCCGACCTCACGATCGTGCTGCACACGCCGCTGCCCGAGGCGAACACCGCGGCGAAGCTGGAGTGGCTGGCCTCGCCGGAGGGGCGGCGGGGATCGATGTACCCCGTCGCCGGGTGAGCGTTCCGCCTCTTCGTATGCTCAGGGCATGACCGATAGCAACGCGCTCGACCCCGAGGACCGCAAGATCGTCACCCTGGCCCGTTCCGCGCGGGCCCGCAACGCAGTGCCCGAGGGCGCGGCCGTGCGGGACGAGACGGGGCGTACGTACGTCGCCGGGACCGTCGCCCTCGACTCGCTGAAGCTGAGTGCGCTGCAGACGGCGGTGGCGATGGCGGTGGCGTCCGGGGCGAAGTCGCTGGAGGCCGCGGCCGTGGTCACGGAGGCCGAGTTCGCGTCGGCGGAGGACCGGGCGGCCGTACGGGATCTGGGTGGGCCTCAGACTCCGGTGCTGGTGGCCGGGCCCGACGGGACGGTCCGGGTCACGGTGACCGCGGGCTGACCTCAGCCGCGGCCGGAAAACGCCCTTGCCGTCCGCGGTCTCTCGCGCATCAATGGAACCGGTAGTTCCGACGGACCGTCAGATTTTCGAAGGCGCACGCAGCGCGCCCGCACCCCGCTCGCGTGGCCGGTCCGTCGGCCTGCTTCTCCCGTCCATCCCCACATGGCTTTCCCACAAGGGAAGGGAGCCGGATTCCCCATGAGAGGCAAGCGAACAGGAACAGGTGCGGCACTGGCGGTCGGGGCCCTCGCGGCCGCCGGGCTCGCCTTCGCGCCCACAGCCGTCGCCGTCACCCCACAGACGGCGACGATCACGGCCGACTGCGGCAGCTTCGGCGGCGGCGAGGCCACACTCACCGCCACCCAGGACGGCACCGCCGCCACCATCACGGTCACGTCGTCCGCGATCACCGCGCCGATCGCCCTGGCGCAGGACTCGATCACCTCCACGCTCACCCTGGTGAAGGCGAGCGGCGGCACCACCGCCTTCACCGGCACGAAGAACCCGGCCATGGCGGCCGGCGACAGCGTCACGGTCGGACCGCTCGACGGGACCGTGGCCTCCGGGGACAGCCTGGAGGCGTACGGCGGCTCGTTGCAGATGACGGTCCTCGGCTTCACCATCACGTGCACGGCCACCGGGGCGCAGTCGCCGGGGCCGTTCGTCTTCGACTGAGCACACGGAACGCGAGGACCGGTGTCGTCCCTGGCAGGGGGCGGCACCGGTCGGCGTAGAGCGTCAAGGACCGGTCGTGCTCAGAGCGCGTCCGGGCCGCGCTCACCCGTCCGTACCCGGACGACCGTCTCGACCGGCAGCGCCCACACCTTCCCGTCGCCGATCTTGCCCGTCCGGGCGGCCTTGACGATCGCCTCGATGACGGGGTCCGAGTCGGCGTCGTC
Above is a genomic segment from Streptomyces sp. R21 containing:
- a CDS encoding adenosine deaminase, which produces MPLPKAELHLHIEGTLEPELAFALAARNGVTLPYADTEELRKAYLFDDLQSFLNLYYELMSVLRTEQDFADLADAYLARAAAQGVRHAEIFFDPQAHIARGVGMGAVVEGLWRALGRSEETHGVSTQLIMCFLRDESAESAMDTLEAAKPYLDRIVGIGLDSAEVGHPPVKFREVYEAAGALGLRRVAHAGEEGPPAYITEALDVLGVERIDHGLRCMEDAELVERLVRERVPLTLCPLSNVRLRAVDVLADHPLPAMLDAGLLCTVNSDDPAYFGGYAGDNFDAVSGALGLGPERLRELARNSFVASFLEHDEERRARYIAEVEAYEFE
- a CDS encoding 5-dehydro-4-deoxyglucarate dehydratase, with amino-acid sequence MGEGAGSVADRLRRGMGRGVLSFPLTSFHGDGSLDLDGFRAHAEDQIGAGPGALFPACGTGEFFSLDEDEYRQVVTAAVEVVGGRVPVVAGTGYGWAQAARFARIAEDAGADALLVLPHYLVAAPEDGLVRQVEQIAARTSLPLIAYQRGQVAFSADGLRRIAGIPGVIGLKDGHSDLDRLQRLTLAAPEGFLFFNGASTAEIQARAYATVGVPAYSSAVHAFAPEIAGAFHTALRDGDGGTLEKLLRDFYVPFVELRDRVPGYAVSLVKAAARVRGLPVGPVRAPLVDPSAADLADLTALLATGLDLVGAAL
- a CDS encoding MFS transporter yields the protein MSARTTTPWPLVALFTAGYLAAYLLPTTVGRLDAGLPLSATQAGSLGSALLLSSAAAGFVLASRVDRIGPRRLARAGLLLAAAGYGTAALTTSLPVVVAGAIVGGFGSGTATTVAAAGIAAQSDAHRVTAHGLLGVSALAGTVYLTVPHLGPGHGLPLAAIALTALLVWPTTGRLPTHAHTTPLTPRPTTDRRLPHLRPGLLLAAAMLCWSLAQNSLWGVSGRIGLTQAGLTEVTVGVVFAVALGAGLLGVLAAGALGPRLGRALPIGAGTAVIAGCIALSATATDLTTFATGEIAWNTLYPIVLSYVLGLAASLDQRGRWAVFVGSASSLGTAAGPLAGSVLAAQAGFPAMGAILAVGLLVLTLPMTAVALHTDGRRTRAPHHLHPVVEIPLDLDAHAQSPSIRQAYDTAGPRQAAAAPGPGTT
- a CDS encoding glucarate dehydratase family protein, producing the protein MNLTITDVRLTPILVADPPLLNTQGVHQPYTPRLIVEVVTADGVTGVGETYGDSKYLELARPFAERLVGRQVSDLNGLFGLADEVAVDQSRVENQVDVGGLRGVQTADKLRLSVVSGFEVACLDALGKALGLPVHALLGGKVRDAVEYSAYLFYKWAGHPEGVAAEKDDWGAAVDPAGVVEQARKFTERYGFTSFKLKGGVFPPDEEIAAVRALAEAFPGHPLRLDPNGAWSVETSVKVAEAIGDVLEYLEDPALGTPAMAEVAARTSVPLATNMCVTTFGEIEEAFTKDAVQVVLSDHHYWGGLRNTRELAAVCRTFGVAISMHSNTHLGISLAAMTHVASTVPDLHHACDSHYPWQSEDVLTERLVFEGGSVVVSDAPGLGVELDRDKLAFLHRRWLDDDGSLRDRDDAAAMRIADPEWVTPAVPRW
- a CDS encoding PhoH family protein; this encodes MTQTPTAQTSAQEQARAHFTVPAKHPMVTVLGSGDALLRVIEKAFPAADIHVRGNEISAVGDAGEVALVQRLFDEMMLVLRTGQPMTEDAVERSIAMLRASENGEGDGQETPAEVLTQNILSSRGRTIRPKTLNQKRYVDAIDKHTIVFGIGPAGTGKTYLAMAKAVQALQSKQVNRIILTRPAVEAGERLGFLPGTLYEKIDPYLRPLYDALHDMLDPDSIPRLMAAGTIEVAPLAYMRGRTLNDAFIILDEAQNTSAEQMKMFLTRLGFDSKIVVTGDVTQVDLPSGTKSGLRQVQDILEGLDDVHFSRLTSQDVVRHRLVGRIVDAYEKYDDENGTENGTHKGGRGKAVHKGK
- the ybeY gene encoding rRNA maturation RNase YbeY; the encoded protein is MSIDVNNESGTEVDEQAILDIARYALARMRIHPLSELSVIVVDADAMEQLHIQWMDLPGPTDVMSFPMDELRPPTKDDDEPPQGLLGDIVLCPEVAEQQGKDAETQHSMDEELQLLTVHGVLHLLGYDHEEPDEKAEMFGLQAAIVDGWRAEKGLTGPSPAPTVS
- a CDS encoding carbohydrate kinase family protein gives rise to the protein MTASNGERPYGQAHVDPLAGLRTPQDPPWDVYLTGTVFLDIVFTGLDSAPVRGTESWARGMGSSPGGVANMATALARLGLKTSLAAAFGDDHYGEYCWDALSQGEGIDLSASRTVPGWHSPVTVSMAYEGERTMVSHGHEPPPEEPAPDCPPRARAAVASLTPGTRAPWIAQAAGEGTRIFADVGWDDTGRWDLAGLADLEHCEAFLPNAEEAMRYTGADCPRAAAQALTAHVPLAVVTLGAEGAYAVDGRTGETAEVPAIAVEALDPTGAGDVFVAGFVMGTLAAWPLADRLAFAGLTAALSVQEFGGSLSAPGWSEIAAWWRRVQSYDDQDPTALRRYAFLEGLTPEVSRPWPLRRAVPTIGFRRSA